The nucleotide sequence tgataataaaatataatcaatacatgattaagtattctaactactaactacattagattaaattgatataattattataaaatttatccaaaaataaaagtataatttttaaacaataatttatttttgggactattgaataacttggaaaaatcccatggccaagaaaagaaaaaaaaaggataaaaataaccattttaataaaaaaaatcgggctttgtggggccacaaaacccggcccagGTTTTGTgtggccatgaaacctgattttttaataagaattgattttttgatcctcttttttggggggggggcatgggatttttcaaagttacccaataaaaaataatgtaattttatattttttgatttgattaaatttataattcacaagaaataacaatggaatgataataaaacacaaccaatacatgattaagtgttctaactactaacaacattggattaaattgatgtaatgattataaaatttactcaaaaatacaagtataaattttaaagaataatttatttttaagactattggataacttggaaaaatcccatggccaagaaaaaaaaaagtatcaaaaagtccattttaataaaagaaatcgggctttgtgaggCTATAAAagctgattttttaataaaaatggattttttgattttttttttttgccatgggattttttaaagttaccaaataaaaaatgatgtctttttacatttgtttggcttgattaaatttataattcacaataaataataatggaatgataataaaacacacacaaccaatacatgtttaagtgttctaactactaacagcattggattaaattgatgtgatgattataaaatttatccaaaaatataagtataatttttaaacattaatttatttttgggactgttgcataatttgaaaaaatcccatggccaaaaaaagaagaaaaatagataaaaaaaaactattttaataaaagaaatcaaggTTTGTGAGGCCACAAAGCTTGGCCCGAGTTTTGTGGGGCTACAAAATCTGacttttttaatgaaaattgattttttgatcttttttttttttggtccatTGGATTTTTCATAGTtatccaataaaaaattatgtatttttacattttttggcttaattggatttataattcacaataaacaacaatggaatgataataaaacacaaccaatacatgattaagtgttctaaccactaataacattggattaaatttatataatgattataaaatttacccaaaaatacaagtataatttttaaacaataatttattttttggactattggataactttaaaaaatcccatggccaagaaaagaaaagaaaaagatcaaaaaaattattttaagaataattgaatcacaattttttaattttttgataatacatatattttttcaaattttcaattatttttatttaaaccattttatttattgtatatgtaatattattacatatatatttaataataagaaaatgaagggaGGGAACCGAGCATGGGTTCGAGACTCaactagttattaaatttttaaaaaaataattattattaaaaataccagtatttatttgaaaatattaataatttaatagttaaaaatttattattataattaagatttgtaattattattacaattgaaaaataatataagaatcattgaataacaattttttagttatttatttaataatatatatatttaaaatttttaattattattatttaattaattttatttatatgtaacaatacatatatatttaataataaaaaagagatggGGGACTCACCATGGGTTCAAAATCCACccagttattaaattattaaaaaataagaattcatgttgagaaataataataatattttaataattaaaattttattattataattatgagggGTTTCTCGGTCTTCCCTGTGGggtaaaatagaaattcaacCCTTTAGTTTGTTTTGTATTGAGGGTAGTTTGGTAAtatattgtctttatttttattcttaatttttaattaaagtggggagttgaaaagtcaaagattGGGGTGAAAAGTGGTAAAGTGACTATTTTTTGTAACTATTTGTTTGTAGAGggtaaaaacatttttttgtcaaaaatggACTAAAAAcgaattttttatttgtggaggggttattttttgcaatttccacCTCTGAATACGTATcactattttgaattttttttttataatatctcaaaatttttaaaatattatattttaaaatttttaaatatatatacttagCATTCTAAATGATAAACTAAGAAATGGTAAAATAAATACTTGCAAAAACAGAATTGAAATCTGATGGTATATtataattgcaaaagaaatcaaactatataatattgttaaccatacaaattacaatatttgacaaatataataacatataaatagtaataatagtGTAGAATTATTATATGACTATTAACATAATCACATCTTAGcaatttcatttccttttctaTTGTTCATCTCACTTggaatgttaaatattttaaggaCAGTttaaattagaagatgaaccttctaaacgagagtttaaaataatttttataaatgtatGATGCATAGATATGAATCAACCGACACTCTAGGATAACTTTCATTAGCATTCTAATCCCGACACAGAATCCTTGACAGTCATCTTGGCAATCACACATGGCACAAGATACTTTTACGATCATTTCGACAAAACATACTTGGAGAAATGCAGGTCACATTCCTAGGACAACACCTTATCTCACCATGGTCAACATGGATGATATAATTATCGATATGCTAATAATTTCATGCCAAATGCAATATCACAATTATCAAGGCAATATAACTTGCACATATATGACAAAATACACATAAAGTACATATATTTTGGCAACGTTTGAAAAATTCACCCTTAATTTAAGTAAATCATTTCACGtacaaatttttaagaaaaaccaGTCACATTAATCGAAGTATTTAAGTTTTCTCGAAACTCATGCCCTCCCTAAAAACATATGCCTTGATACTTTTTTTTgaccaaaatttagaaaaattaataaaattaaactttctaatttttcatgattaccctctatttttttcatttttttttatttttcccttaccTTACGTGCTTTGTGCATGCTTTTCACATGTCTTCTCCAATCGGCCACTGATTTTGcttgtttatcttatttttcttgttatATTCATCCTTTTGAAAATGATAAGACTCACTAATGGCTCAAAAATCTAGCCAAAACACCCTCAAATCAATCGATTATAATTAATGTGTCTCCGACGAATCCTAATTTTTTTGGCAAAGCTTCAAAACACCTTCAAACCTACACCAAAATCTCTTAAATTCTCTAGAAATTTTCTCTTTCACTTGGAGAACAAAAGCTTTTTATTCATTTCCCTTAATTTCTCCCCAAATAGTTGAATTCTTAGAATGAAAGTCGATGAAACCTCAGCCAAAACcaagctatttataggcattttcgaTTGATCTTTTGGCCAATCAAGTTACCCCCTTGCACCAGACTACCTCATCTTAGGCCATGACGGCCTAGCCTCCCTCTAAACATCGATTTGATGTCCATTGTTGACAGCAACAGTGCGATTGTGGGCAACTTGATAGTGTTCATACTGCTATTTGCTATTAGGTCCCTTAGCTCTTGGCTTCTTTCACTTTGGCCCATTGCCCTCAAGtccttcaaatttaaaaattacatttagtcccataattttaaaaattacacttttacccatattaactttgaaaaattatatttttaccctaataaaaattacacctaagtataataatttttgaGTATTATAACCAAGCTTCTCAGTTTCAGCTCGCCCAGATTTGACTTGTCGCCATTCTTGCCGTCGACCTTCTTGGCCTATTTTGTTGGGACTTTTAGTTTTTCCAGCAAAGCTTTCTCTAAAAAAATTCTctcaatataaaataatatgtatgtatatgtatatgatatAACACAAGCTGAACTTTTTTCTTACTCTTTTTTCTGCCAAGCTTCCGTTAGAAGTTTCTTCTTATATAAATCCATCTGCcttctttttcaattatttttctttttgcataaaacaataattaaaaaacaaaatggtaatcgatacataaatattaaacgAATGAGCATATTATTAATGAGATTATCACATATGCATAATGTCttctttcttaattaatttaattagtcttGTTGCAGCTTGAGATTGTGTGAGAGCCATTGTGGTATTCGTAGGCTTTTTGAACGTTTTTCATAGACGGTACCAATTGTTATtgtctgaataaaataataaatttatttgactcaaAAACGTCGTCTTCAAACTGGCtgaatttacaaaaataagaaaacaatcagaGAGCGTTGGGAGGTTCCCACAGAAACACTTTGATGATTAAATTAGATACTGAAGATGCTATAAActatattaaaattagtatCAAAGATGTACATTTTAAGGAATGAGTACctgcttatttataaaagaatataaaataattttaattaattcgatattaagattattataaataacgtttatcttgattaatcctACCCATATTGAAATCATGATTGTTATAGATAACATCTAtcatttatagatgatatttgtCTTGCCCTTTTTGGAGATGAAATTCTTATGGATGATTGTTTATctcaatattctaaaatttgttTAGATTTAGAATTATTCAAGGATAATTGATTGttttctcaaagaaatttttgaatgttgGAGTTATATAGTTTGCGTGTTTTTGTGGGACCCTCTTGCCTCgcatacaaaaaaattatgccttttatctcaaaataatattttgggcTTTTGGACATTTTCTTTGGACTTTTTTAATAGGTTTTTGTCTATAACACaacaataacaattaatttattttaaaaattatttaattatttacgtAATTGAAActtaaatatgtaaaatttttttttacacatattcaaataaaatattacatttattttaaaaattaaataggatATTATACATAGTATCACAAtctacaaaatttattatttaacatgATAAGATTCAAAAGGGATTATTTGAACGAAAAAACGTAACAAACAAAAAAAGCTATTAATCGTGTCATTTAATTCTCAGAATTAATATATTCAGATGGGGGGGCTCAAattgaaagtaataaaaaaaaatctaacgtGGCGAAATTTTGTTTCGAAAATAAGATTCTACTAAAAGATTTGAGCTCGATTTTAGATTCGGACCTATGCGAGTTTATgcgaaaagaaaaaaagaagaatcaTGAAAAAAAGAGGTGAACAACACGATAAAGAACTCGAAAGTTTCTCGACACTGTTTTGTCATTATTTTGATAGTCTTAGAGGATCTAAAAATGATTTATCGGAATATTAAATAGTTGTCTTTCATTtagtatatgttgcattttaatttttaatatttaggtCGTTGTATTGCTCAtgctgttttcaattttttaagttttatggagtaatttattttatctagttaaataattataatttttttgtttaattttaatttattatgttgttaaaaataatggtcaaattaaatacacaaattaaggCCAAAACCAATAATTATACAtactaaaacaaaattaaaaagggACATAATGGAGATAATATTTTTCTACATTAGAAGGGGGAGCAACTTGGGGATAAATTTCCCACGATAAAAATGTGGTGAGTGAACAGTGAAATAGCAAAAATGGCATTCCACTATTCATAACGCCATTTTGGCGCGATGAAATGTCGTCTCCGTTGGAGATGGCCTTACCAACCAGAGAAAATCTCACTTTGTAACTATTTTATTTGTCAATAATTTGTCTACATATTCTTCTAAATGTTCCCGTGGTCacaattttgtaatttgtaattttcatcatttttaaaataaaagtattattttactaaaattttagtcacaattttgataaaatggTGTGAAAATGACAGTTTTTGAAACTTGCGGCTTCTAATTTTTGTTTACATATGTTGAATGTGAAAAAGCAAAAGGAGTTGTAATTTttgacaaagaaaaattaagcaAGCCACAACTCTTGACAATGAAAAATTAGACAAGGCACaatttttgacaaataaatatttaaaaatatatatatatatatatatataagaagatgAGGGGTAAGGTTCAAGTATAAATATCCCCTCTTCACAAAATTTAAACATCTCCAATCATCTCATTTCTTATTATAAGAGGTGTTTTACTCTTAttattaaagagaaattgataattattttcttcttacaaTTTAACAGTAATtgttgtgatttttttattctttaaggAAAATggcatgcttttttttttttccttatcaaTATAAAGATTCtaacacattaattaatttactcgCCATTAAGCGAGCGCATGATTGGAAGTGGCATGATTCCATCCTCAGCCTAGAAGAAATGCGGTGTCGCCACTACAACCAGTGGGGTTTTCTTCTTGATCGTGATGCCAATGGCGTCGCTCATGTCCATGCTCTCCCCGCCAGCACCACCCGGCAGCGAGAAATCAAACTCATTCACAAGCTTAGCCAACACAAGCTCGTTAATGTGCATGGCGAATGAAATACCAGCGCAGCCTCTTCTTCCAGAACCAAAAGGGATATACTCGAAGTTCTGCCCTCTGAAATCCAATGAATTAGGGTTCATGAATCGCTCGGGTCGAAACTCCTCAGGGTCTTCCCAGTACGATGGGTCTCTTGCAATGGCCCAAGCATTGATAATGACTTGTGTGCCAGCTTTAATGTGGTAGCCCATCACGTTGGCGTCTTTGATGGATTCTCGGGGAGCCAGCAAGGGGACAGGGCAGTGAATCCGGAGGCTCTCTTTGATCACTGCCTTCAAGTAATGTAATTTGTCTAGGTCGCTCTCGGTTATGTCCGGCTTGCCTTTGGCGACTTCCCTAGCCTCGTTATGAAGTTTCTTCATCACGTCTGGGTGTTTCACGATCTCTGCCATTGTCCACTCTAGAGCTGAGAAGGTTGTATCGATCCCCGCACCAAACATGTCCTGCAATATGAAAACCAAATACATAAGATAAATTAATGACACATAGCACATGCACCCACAATATTATGTATCATAAGACAGTCATTCATTCCAATTAATGCTATAAACTTGTGAAATATGTAGATGGCATGGTGAAGAGGCTCTATGTTGTTGCTGCACAAATTTTCTTTTGGAAATCTTGAGTTCCATCAGAAGCATGTAAGGGCATCTTTTTTAAGGATGGGCTCATGTATTTGTATTCAACATTTCCCTTTCTAGTTTGCAAAAAGCCTTCCTATAACTTGGATATGTAAAGCTCCAtcttctatttaaaaaataaataaattttctaaacttttcatttttaaaaaaaaaactaaagctTTTTGGGCTGGCATGGATATGCAAAGTTCTAATTATTGCAATATAATTGGAGGACTTATTCCTATAGAATATTCtacaaacatattttaaattgaaagCATGGAAAACTACTCAACTAGGACTCCAATAACAAGAAGTAGTTAGCAATCATTAATTACCAAGATGAGAGCTTTCACAGTATCTCGATGAACAGGAGCGCCAGCTATGTTGTCTTTCTGAATTTCAAGCAGAATATCCAGAAAATCTTGACCCTCTTCGCCGCAATCATGGCTCTGTCTCTTGTCCCGCTCAATTCGTTCTTGCACCACACCCTCAAGAAACTCATCCATCTCTTTAGCAACTTTGTCCACTTTAGCATCCAAACCATTCACCCAATTGATCCAACCAAGCCATGGAATGGAATCGCCCAAATGATTCATTCCCATCAGCTCCACAATCCTCGCCAGCAGCTCGTTGATCTTCCTTCCGCCTTCCTCATCCCCACTGTACTTGCTCCCCAACGCGATCCTACACACTACATTATTCGTCAGCGACATGAACAGTTCCGTCAAGTTCACCAccgcagaggaagaagaacacgACTTTCTGATCTTCTGGATCAGGACAGCCGTTTCTTCCTCCCTCACGTACTGGAAGGATTCGACCCGCTTTTTGCTCAGAAGATGGACCACACAAATGCTCCTCACTTGCCTCCAGTACTCTCCATAGGGAGCAAAGAGCACGTCCTTGGTGTCATAGAGAAGCTTCCGGTGAATGCTTAGTTTGGGTCTGCTTGCGAAGCTCAGATCCTGGGTTTTCATGACCTCGCGAGCGGCCTCGGCCGAGGAGACCACGAGCACAGGCGCGCTGCCGAAGCGAAGAAGCATCAGCGGGCCGTACTTTCGGGATAGGTTCTGGAGCGAGCGATAGCGGTAGTAGCCGATCTGGTGAAGGTTCCCGATGATTGGGAGCCTTGGCGGTGACGGTGGCTGGTTTTTTGAGGCTTTTTCATTGACGAAGGAGGAGTagcagaggaagaggaagagcaACAAGAGGGAGAAGGGTAGAAAGTAAGAAGACAAGAGCTGAAGCAACAACATGGCTGAACttgtttcttttggtttttcCTTCAATGGCTAGCTATGGATGGATGAAATTGTGGTCTCCTTTCGTCTCCAATTTATAGCCCATATTTTTGGATGTATAATGCTTTCTCCGCTTACGTGGTCGACCATGCCATCCTATCTATCTCTTCTGAAACGTGCTTATTTAACAAATGGCTACGTTTATGTTGGAACGAATGAATGAGTACATATATTAACTTCTTTCAAAACCCAAAGTTTGAATGTAATTAACATCCTGAAGTCTCTACTGAACCATTTTCGTGTCACGACAAAATGTATCAGTATCACGCACGTTTAATTTGGAATCCTTGATTCTACCATCAAATAAGATTGTGATGGATCTAATGTATATATTGTTATTTCAACTAATTAATCACTTGGGCACTGATATGATTTTTACTTAATTAGTAAAAGATTGATGgtagttaaaaaagaaaaaaaaggcttttaatttgaatgaatttttttagaaaatctcTCAAATGATGAGCAGCAACATAAGATggaaacaagaataaataaataagaagagTAGCTAACCCATTGTTACAAATCTTTGTTGTGTTTTTGGGTTCGTATCGGCCTCTTCCTTACTTTTATGTTGCTTTATTTCTAAGCCGAGCTTGCATGCcacttatttttttgttttgttttgtttgtttgtggaGTGTAATTAATTTGTCAGTCATTGGCTCCTCCATAACGAGTTGTTGCCTAAGCGTTTTTGTTGCATGTCTCTTGCGGggtagcttttttttttttttttttcttagggCCAAtcaatttgacaaaaaaaaagaaaaagtatcaCAATCAATACAAGACGTGTCATTTTTAAACTTACATGTATTATTGATTATTGTGC is from Diospyros lotus cultivar Yz01 chromosome 2, ASM1463336v1, whole genome shotgun sequence and encodes:
- the LOC127794127 gene encoding cytochrome P450 736A117-like, encoding MLLLQLLSSYFLPFSLLLLFLFLCYSSFVNEKASKNQPPSPPRLPIIGNLHQIGYYRYRSLQNLSRKYGPLMLLRFGSAPVLVVSSAEAAREVMKTQDLSFASRPKLSIHRKLLYDTKDVLFAPYGEYWRQVRSICVVHLLSKKRVESFQYVREEETAVLIQKIRKSCSSSSAVVNLTELFMSLTNNVVCRIALGSKYSGDEEGGRKINELLARIVELMGMNHLGDSIPWLGWINWVNGLDAKVDKVAKEMDEFLEGVVQERIERDKRQSHDCGEEGQDFLDILLEIQKDNIAGAPVHRDTVKALILDMFGAGIDTTFSALEWTMAEIVKHPDVMKKLHNEAREVAKGKPDITESDLDKLHYLKAVIKESLRIHCPVPLLAPRESIKDANVMGYHIKAGTQVIINAWAIARDPSYWEDPEEFRPERFMNPNSLDFRGQNFEYIPFGSGRRGCAGISFAMHINELVLAKLVNEFDFSLPGGAGGESMDMSDAIGITIKKKTPLVVVATPHFF